CAACCGACCACTTGTGTGGGACAGGGGCATGGCAGGATGGGCAGGCTCAAGCGTGGTATGTTCCAGTGGAGGCTTTAAAGGAGGGAGCcaaagcagccgagcgggctTTCTTCACCTTACGATCTCTTGTTGCCCCCTTAACATCATATATGAAAATCATTCAAGAATCTAACGAGCCCTTTTTAAGCTTTGTTGAGCGCCTCCGCAGGGCGGTCGAGACGCAGGTCCATGATGAGTCGATTAAGAGGGGAATCCTCACTGAGGTGGCAGCGACGAATGCAAATCCAGCTTGCAAGGCCGCTATCCTCAGCTTGCCACTAGATCCTCCCCCCACGCTGGATCAGATGCTAGACGTCTGTGACCGCAAACTCGCTATCATCGCGGGGGAACCCGACCTGCAACCCAGGGCTCCGGCTCGAAGGGTAGCTGCCACCGACCTGGAGGAAgtcaccacagctgctgctgctgccccgtcCCGACAGCCCAACACACCAAAGCTGCAACCCCGGACGGATGCACCGTGTCACCTGTGCAACCAATCCGGGCATTGGATGCCGGACTGTCCCCTGAGGTGGGAGTTTTacgaatttaaaaagaaacatcggcctcaggggaccccacaacaccaaccaaaaaactaaaTTGCAAGCGCGCCTCCTCCCCGCGCCACGATAAAAATAGGGCAGGTGTCATCATTCCACCACgcggggaaaagggaagggagggggacctccagcaggacctgccgGTTGCCACAGACTCTAAAACTTTACCAGACTTAACTTCTCACGAAcctatttctgatttttttcaggcGGTACCTCGGCCAGTCCTAACAACCACTTCCAGGACGACCCCCTTTCGGTTGCAGTTGACGGAGCCGCTCCATCTTATTGACTCAAATATCCAACTCGTCTCCGTCAGTCCGGAGTGCCCAGGTACCTGGCATCGGACCAAGGGTGGGTTCGTCACGGTTGGAGATTCTAAATCTACACCACAAGACATTCACATCATCCCGGGTCTCATATCATCAGACCCGAAGATATTCGAAATAGCCATGTATTGTGCCAGCCCTCCCACCTTTCTGCCTCGGGGTCAAATTGTGGCGCAAGCCATTCCtatccctgaggagctctgggacTCCAAGCCACCCAAAACATCCACATCCTCACACCTCCCATCGGTGGCTTGGGCTCAGACCCTAGGCAAAGAAAAACCAAGAATCACCTGCAGCCTACAGAAAGGTGGGGACCAGAAGTTCATTCATGGGCTTCTggacactggagcagatgtCACGGTCATTCCCTCACGGGATTGGCCGTCGCATTGGGAGTTGCATGACGCAGCAGAGCGGATCCGAGGTGTAGGAGGGATCCAATTGGCGAAACAATCTAAGAGCATTGTGCAAATTATGGGGCCGGATGGACAATTAGCATCTGTACGTCCATTTGTTTTAGATTACACGGAGCCCCTGTGGGGGAGGGACCTGCTCGCCCAGTGGGGAGCCCGTATTGACTTACCAGCGGCTCCCCAGGTTTTTGGGGCAGCGGTCACTGAGGAGCGCCCTACCCAGAAACTGAATTGGCT
This region of Passer domesticus isolate bPasDom1 unplaced genomic scaffold, bPasDom1.hap1 HAP1_SCAFFOLD_98, whole genome shotgun sequence genomic DNA includes:
- the LOC135293271 gene encoding uncharacterized protein LOC135293271, translating into MGGGNQPQWSPFPHHSIKELCKAQKDFSRESEYFRGILRATLSDTVVTPADLRRLFSCLLNPTEFLVWEKHWQREIGKILPSLRENQVTATDLQGGVLTTDHLCGTGAWQDGQAQAWYVPVEALKEGAKAAERAFFTLRSLVAPLTSYMKIIQESNEPFLSFVERLRRAVETQVHDESIKRGILTEVAATNANPACKAAILSLPLDPPPTLDQMLDVCDRKLAIIAGEPDLQPRAPARRVAATDLEEVTTAAAAAPSRQPNTPKLQPRTDAPCHLCNQSGHWMPDCPLRKPENVRPHNPHRADHFLELFCHRELMDCPSTQAKHLEDARWRPRQRSFVPLRHLGSRPLVDLPCGDPASSKRVSRAPLLLP